From Thermostichus vulcanus str. 'Rupite':
ACATTGGAGGGAATCACCCCATCGGCAATCAGGTGCATCACCGCCCGCGCATGATCCCCGATCACCTTCAGGGAGGTTTGTTGCTCCGGCGTGGCCTTGAAATAGTCCAGTTGCGCAATGTCAGCAGCCGTTTGAATGATCGGGAAGATCAAATCCGTCTCGTAGTTGTTGGGCACCCCCTGCAACACCTGGGCCAGCCGTTCCAAACCCAGGCCGGTATCGATGTTTTGCTTGGCCAAGGGGGTGAGGTGGCCTTCGCTATCCCGGTTCAGCTCCATGAACACCAGGTTGTAGATTTCCAGGAAGCGGGAATCATCCTCCAGGTCAATGTGGGCATCCCCCAGTTCCGGCTTGAAGTCGTAGTAAATCTCGGAACAGGGACCACAGGGGCCGGTCGGGCCAGCAGCCCAGAAGTTATCCGCCTCCCCCATCCGTTGAATGCGGTGGGCCGGGATCCCCACTTCATCTCGCCACAGGGCAAAAGCCTCATCATCCTCCCGAAAGACGCTCACCACCAGCCGCTCCGGCGGCAGGCCGAAGACTTCCGTCACCAATTCCCACGCCCAGGCAATCGCCTCTTTTTTGAAGTAGTCCCCAAAACTAAAGTTGCCCAGCATCTCGAAGAACGTGTGGTGGCGAGCCGTCCGCCCGACATTCTCGATATCGTTGGTGCGCACACATTTCTGGGAGGTGGTGGCCCGTGCATAGTCGGGATCCCGTTGGCCCAGGAAAATCGGTTTGAAGGGCAACATCCCAGCAATCGTCAACAACACGGTGGGATCCTCCGGCACCAGCGAGGCACTGGGCAACACCTGGTGGCCCCGTTGGGCATAGAAGTCCAGAAACGCTTGGCGAATGTCTGCACCGGAGAGAGATGGGAACATGGCAGGGGCAAAGGGAGACTGTATCAATTCTAAGTTTTTTGCACTCTGAGCAACCGACTCCTTCTCGAACTGGTGCTCAGTCCATGCCAATCCCCTGCAAAACTAAGCGATTTCTCCGATTTATCCCAAGAAGGCAGACGCTAAGATCACCCTAACCGCAGCCGTTGCGCAAGATTTATTCCCTTCCGGTCTAACCTAGATGTATCTCTCGCAACTTGCTCCCTTCCTTTGCCCCTCAGCCCTGCACCGGTTGCACAGATCGCCAGCTGGTAGCCCTTGAACTGGTATGCCCAACTGCTACTGCCTCAATCCTGCCTGTTTGCAGCCGGAAAACCCACCGGAGGCTTCCACTTGTGCAGCCTGTGGCCATCCGCTTCTGATTCGCAATCGCTATCGGGCTTTCAAACGGATTGGGCAAGGGGGCTTTGGTTCCACTTTCCTGGTGCGTGACCAAGATATGCCCTCTAAGCCTTGGCGGGTGATCAAGCAGCTACGCCCCGTGGAAAATTCACCGCAAATTGCCAAGCTTTCAGAAGAACTGTTTAACCGCGAAGCCCAAGTCTTGGAGCGTCTTGGGGAACATTCGCAAATTCCCAAGCTGTTCGCCCACTTTCAAGAAGGTGGCAACTTTTATTTGGTGCAGGAGTTCGTTCAGGGCATTACCCTCTCCCAAGAAATGCACCGCAATGGGGCTTTCTCAGAAGAGCAAGCCCGACAGGTGATGCAGGAGGTGCTCCTGATCCTCAGCTACGTGCACAGCCACAACACGGTTCACCGCGATATCAAGCCCGCTAACTTGATCCGCCGCAAAGAGGATCAACGGCTGGTGCTGATCGATTTTGGGGCGGTAAAGGAGCTAGGTCCATCCCATGAACAAGCAGCGGAAGTAACAGCGATTCGTTCCCTTGGCTTTTCTCCCCCGGAGCAGGTGCAGGGGCAGGCGGTAGGCCCCTCCAGCGATCTTTACGCTTTGGCGGCCACTTGCATTAATTTGATGACTTTAGAATCGCCAGCCAAGTTTTATGACCACGACACAGGTCAGTGGGATTGGTCGGGCCGTTTGCAGCTCAGCCCGGAATTCAACGCCATTTTGACCCGGATGTTGCAACAAGCGGTGAACCAACGCTTTGCCACGGCAACGGAAGTACTGCGGGCGCTACAGGGAATGTCGCTAGAGGAGATCAGCAGCTCGGTTTCTCAGCCGATTGTCTTGCCCAATCAACCGATTGGCATCAGTCCGAGTCCGTCGATGATCTCCAGTCACTGGGCTAGACGTCGTTCTGAGGGGTTTTCCCAGCCCATACCGAGCGCGCGACCCACTGCTGGCGGGATCCCTTCTGGGGGTCTAGGAGCCAGCACCCCTGGGTTCACCCAAGGTCGGGTAAACAGCACGACAGGCTTCGGGCGAGTCAAACCGGCCACCCCGCCCCGCATTCAGTCTATGGCCGGGGCCGATCTGCGTGGGCAATCTTTTGCCAACCAAAACCTGGCTGGTCAGGACTTTCGGCGGGCGGATATTCGGGGAGCAGACTTCTCGGGGGCCAACCTGCAGCGGGCCGATCTGCGCGGGATCCTCTTCAATACCCCTCAACCCAGTTGGTTACAGGCCCTAAGCTGGCTGTTTGGGCCTGCCAAGACTGTGGGAGGGATTATGGCCGGGTTGGGGGGGCTCTTGGGCTCTGGAATCCTGGCCTTTTTAATCATCCGCCTAACCACGGGCAATTTGGTCTATGCTTTGGGAGCCGCTTTGATCGCCTTTGTGGTGGCGGGTTCGGTGCTTTGGTCCATGACAGGGCGAGTGAGCTTGGCCCAACACACTGCTGAAGAAAACAAGCGTTTCACCAATCTTCGCAAAGCTGACCTGAGAGGCGCGCAGATGGATGAGAAGTTCCGCAAGTTCGCCCGTCGACAAGGCGCCTTGCTTTAGGCCACTGAGGGGGGCGGAGGTGCAGAGCCCCGAATGGCTTGGTTGATTTGCTCCGTCAGGGGTTGGGAAGCCACGGTCTTACCCCGCTGACGATCCCCCGCTTGGTCGTAAAAAACGATCCCATCCGCACGGGAGAGGCCCAAGCCCAAAAACAACAGCTCCAGAACCCCAAAGGGAGCAGCCTCCAGATCCGGGGCTTGGCTGCTCAGTTCCGCCAGTGTAGTCTGGGCATCTTCGATGTGGCCAAAGGCTGGGATCCACAGGTGGGTCATCGGTTCGGCTCCCTCCTCCGTAGGCTTTTCCACCACCCGTACCGTCAGCCAACCGCCATCGGGGTAACGCAAGGTTGTGTACTGTAAGTGATCCAGGTGTTGGGCCACCTCCGTCAACACATCCGCCACCTGTTGCATGGCTGCGGTTGGGATCCCATTTTGTGGGGCTGTATCCACAAGTGCTGCCGCCTGGGCCGTTAAACTCACCACCATGATTGACAACTATCCTCATCGGACTGCATAATTGATATTCGCAACTACTGGGGCTGTAGTTCAATTGGTTAGAGCACCGCCCTGTCACGGCGGAAGTTGCGGGTTCGAGCCCCGTCAGCCCCGTGCTCTATCTGTACTTGATTAGGAACATAGGAACAATTTAACT
This genomic window contains:
- a CDS encoding serine/threonine-protein kinase, with amino-acid sequence MPNCYCLNPACLQPENPPEASTCAACGHPLLIRNRYRAFKRIGQGGFGSTFLVRDQDMPSKPWRVIKQLRPVENSPQIAKLSEELFNREAQVLERLGEHSQIPKLFAHFQEGGNFYLVQEFVQGITLSQEMHRNGAFSEEQARQVMQEVLLILSYVHSHNTVHRDIKPANLIRRKEDQRLVLIDFGAVKELGPSHEQAAEVTAIRSLGFSPPEQVQGQAVGPSSDLYALAATCINLMTLESPAKFYDHDTGQWDWSGRLQLSPEFNAILTRMLQQAVNQRFATATEVLRALQGMSLEEISSSVSQPIVLPNQPIGISPSPSMISSHWARRRSEGFSQPIPSARPTAGGIPSGGLGASTPGFTQGRVNSTTGFGRVKPATPPRIQSMAGADLRGQSFANQNLAGQDFRRADIRGADFSGANLQRADLRGILFNTPQPSWLQALSWLFGPAKTVGGIMAGLGGLLGSGILAFLIIRLTTGNLVYALGAALIAFVVAGSVLWSMTGRVSLAQHTAEENKRFTNLRKADLRGAQMDEKFRKFARRQGALL